The proteins below come from a single Acidobacteriota bacterium genomic window:
- a CDS encoding LacI family DNA-binding transcriptional regulator, with protein sequence MRLKDVAAHLGLSPTTVSLVMNRSPAARGIPPETQDRVCAAAEELGYRPNFIARSLRRQRTFAVGVLLPEISEGYAAGVLAGIEDELLQEGYFYLVAGHHSKPDLFDDYLQLLTERSVEGLILVNTPIDEPLPLPAVVVAGHRELTGVTNVAIDHQVAARLALAHLAELGHRRIAFFKGHAHSADTEARWQAIVAASRELGLEIDSRLTLQLSGGPAGEQFSPEEGYREGHVFGRKLIETGARFTALFAFNDISAIGAMRALSEAGLRIPDEVAVVGFDDILSAAFQNPSLTTVRQPLHEMGRRAAAELLRKLAAPDKDSPPAITIEPTLVVRDSTGPAPDRA encoded by the coding sequence GTGAGGCTCAAGGACGTGGCGGCCCATCTGGGCCTGTCGCCGACGACCGTGTCTCTGGTGATGAACCGTTCGCCGGCGGCCAGGGGGATCCCCCCGGAGACCCAGGACCGTGTCTGCGCCGCGGCGGAGGAGCTGGGCTACCGCCCCAACTTCATCGCGCGGTCGCTTCGGCGTCAGCGCACCTTTGCGGTCGGCGTCCTGCTGCCGGAGATCAGTGAGGGTTACGCGGCCGGCGTGCTCGCGGGGATCGAGGACGAGCTCCTCCAGGAGGGCTACTTCTACCTGGTCGCTGGACACCATTCGAAGCCCGACCTCTTCGACGACTACCTGCAGCTCCTCACGGAGCGCTCGGTCGAGGGGCTGATCCTGGTGAACACGCCGATCGACGAGCCGCTGCCCTTGCCCGCCGTCGTCGTGGCGGGGCACCGCGAGCTGACGGGCGTGACGAACGTCGCCATCGACCATCAGGTCGCCGCGCGTCTGGCGCTGGCCCATCTGGCCGAACTCGGGCATCGGCGGATCGCTTTCTTCAAGGGTCATGCGCACTCCGCGGACACCGAGGCACGGTGGCAGGCGATCGTCGCGGCCTCGCGGGAACTCGGCCTCGAGATCGATTCGCGGTTGACTCTCCAGCTTTCGGGAGGGCCGGCCGGCGAACAATTCTCACCGGAGGAGGGCTACCGCGAGGGGCACGTCTTCGGCCGGAAACTGATCGAGACGGGTGCGAGGTTCACGGCGCTCTTCGCGTTCAACGACATCTCGGCGATCGGTGCGATGCGCGCGCTCAGCGAGGCCGGCCTGCGAATCCCGGACGAAGTCGCGGTCGTCGGCTTCGACGACATTCTGAGTGCGGCCTTCCAGAACCCCAGCCTGACCACCGTGCGGCAACCGCTGCACGAGATGGGGCGGAGAGCGGCCGCCGAGTTGCTGCGCAAGCTGGCTGCGCCCGACAAAGACTCGCCGCCCGCGATCACGATCGAGCCGACCCTGGTCGTCCGCGACTCGACCGGTCCCGCGCCCGACCGTGCCTGA